A single Cyclopterus lumpus isolate fCycLum1 chromosome 3, fCycLum1.pri, whole genome shotgun sequence DNA region contains:
- the nkpd1 gene encoding NTPase KAP family P-loop domain-containing protein 1, producing MYKTTNDDIFAYALSKTLTKVSSPTTVGLYSSCDDRINMILEQMAVYMKQEASKIEQKYKGSYKPRSVTPSFHGFLALIGRMLFYSPIWTEENQHFHNIRFINVHFSPWHFASSDLLWAGIAMRLFEAMQMDFGKLNIVLYRVAQHDEEEEVQKKKVEEDSPNHWRSRKICCCPLWFLCLSILVVPLILLVLFLLFGLPGHELEPGALVNGTTTKVGVMDGMVIAAIGVPAASAVRFLFQMGKNLISSLDLNIKKGMDNERMSIQLGFMNEVRKEMWFLSQFIKFMEVFERRRIRVVLKITNLDRCSPKKIVSVMDAINILLSHEESPYFSILAVDPEVLVQKLNFTDGCFSKEDRAYALLNRIVTLAFTAPPLCGDSKRSLFDSLMRNSKKPEGVIVYKDKRRTGSLEKTPSSVESLFDTKESYPLMDRTADALEVEELISSTLASYEKNLNKYMLEDAMCMRREINSIRLTVIIMNALKKELPQPDSMAAWVVLANQWPCRLSWIIQCVEDAQQRAVIDRNNKADTDDSKTLWEVFSDSRAELYVMSAQIDDLLEQDGDPEMFEIFLKIDFRFTVKDLKTFEVATVNLDRSIRKELAHLRGTSRLNDTGWMRNLAPLPITTIINMDKEDVCKELERMTYPSKYIDIVRSKDLSGMALLFADAEDLKRILDMTLGEWATFRLHFLVSLSPSHSQKQPSKPRLHDPHQHQ from the exons ATGATATTTTTGCATATGCGCTGTCTAAGACCCTGACAAAGGTTTCATCACCTACAACTGTGGGACTCTACTCCTCCTGCGATGATCGAATTAACATGATCCTCGAACAAATGGCGG tgtacATGAAGCAGGAAGCTTCGAAGATTGAGCAGAAATACAAAGGAAGCTATAAGCCTCGCTCAGTTACTCCTTCATTTCATGGATTTCTAGCTCTCATTGGTCGAATGCTCTTCTACAGCCCCATTTGGACAGAGGAGAACCAGCATTTCCATAACATCCGGttcattaatgtacattttagTCCCTGGCATTTTGCAAGCAGTGACCTGCTTTGGGCTGGAATAGCCATGCGGCTGTTTGAGGCCATGCAGATGGACTTTGGGAAATTAAATATTGTGCTCTACCGTGTGGCTCAACatgacgaagaagaagaagtccagAAGAAG AAAGTGGAGGAGGACAGTCCAAACCATTGGAGGTCCAGAAAGATTTGCTGCTGCCCACTGTGGTTTCTCTGCCTGTCCATTCTTGTGGTACCACTTATCCTCCTGGTATTGTTTTTGCTCTTTGGCCTTCCCGGGCATGAGCTGGAACCTGGAGCGCTGGTGAACGGAACAACCACCAAGGTGGGTGTGATGGATGGCATGGTAATTGCTGCCATTGGAGTCCCCGCCGCAAGCGCAGTGAGGTTTCTCTTTCAGATGGGTAAGAACCTCATCTCCAGCCTGGATCTGAACATCAAGAAGGGGATGGACAATGAGCGCATGAGCATCCAGCTGGGCTTCATGAACGAAGTGAGGAAGGAGATGTGGTTTCTTTCTCAATTCATCAAGTTTATGGAGGTgtttgagaggaggaggatccGTGTGGTACTGAAGATCACCAATCTGGACCGCTGCTCCCCCAAGAAAATTGTCTCAGTTATGGATGCGATCAACATTCTGCTTTCACACGAGGAGAGTCCTTATTTTTCCATCCTGGCCGTCGACCCAGAGGTTCTTGTGCAGAAACTGAACTTTACGGATGGCTGCTTCAGCAAAGAAGACAGGGCGTATGCGTTGTTGAACCGCATCGTGACGCTGGCCTTCACCGCCCCGCCACTGTGCGGCGATTCAAAGCGCAGTTTATTTGACAGCCTCATGAGGAATTCCAAAAAACCTGAGGGCGTAATCGTGTACAAAGACAAACGTAGAACTGGGAGCCTCGAAAAGACCCCTTCCTCAGTGGAGAGTTTATTTGACACAAAAGAATCGTATCCACTGATGGACAGAACTGCAGATGCACTGGAGGTAGAGGAGCTGATCAGCAGCACCCTGGCCAGCTATGAAAAGAATCTAAACAAGTACATGCTAGAGGATGCCATGTGCATGAGGAGGGAGATCAACTCCATACGACTGACTGTGATCATTATGAATGCCTTGAAGAAGGAGCTTCCTCAACCAGACTCCATGGCAGCATGGGTGGTCTTGGCTAATCAGTGGCCCTGCCGCCTCAGCTGGATTATCCAGTGTGTGGAAGACGCTCAGCAGAGAGCAGTTATCGATCGTAACAATAAGGCCGACACTGACGATTCAAAGACCTTGTGGGAAGTCTTCAGTGATTCCAGGGCTGAGCTGTACGTGATGAGTGCACAGATTGATGACCTCCTTGAGCAGGATGGAGATCCCGAGATGTTTGAAATATTTCTCAAAATAGATTTCCGATTCACGGTGAAGGACTTGAAAACATTTGAAGTGGCAACGGTGAACTTGGATCGTTCAATTAGGAAGGAGCTGGCTCACCTCAGAGGGACCTCCAGGCTGAACGATACTGGTTGGATGAGGAACCTTGCTCCTCTGCCAATCACAACAATCATCAATATGGATAAAGAGGATGTGTGTAAAGAG ttggAAAGAATGACATATCCCAGTAAGTATATTGATATTGTAAGAAGCAAAGACCTCAGTGGCATGGCACTGCTCTTTGCTGATGCAGAGGACCTTAAACGCATCCTAGATATGACCTTGGGTGAATGGGCAACTTTCAGACTGCACTTCCTGGTTTCACTATCACCTTCCCATTCTCAGAAGCAGCCGTCGAAACCTCGCCTCCATGATCCCCATCAGCATCAGTAG
- the LOC117728033 gene encoding LIM and senescent cell antigen-like-containing domain protein 1 isoform X1 → MLAVAGMTGSIANALASAACERCKSGFAATEKIVNSNGELYHEHCFVCAQCFQQFPEGLFYEFEGRKYCEHDFQMLFAPCCHQCGEFIIGRVIKAMNNSWHPDCFCCDICQAVLADVGFVKNAGRHLCRPCHNREKARGLGKYICQKCHAIIEEQPLIFKNDPYHPDHFNCNNCGKELTAEARELKGELFCLPCHDKMGVPICGACRRPIEGRVVNAMGKQWHVEHFVCAKCEKPFLGHRHYERKGLAYCETHYNQLFGDVCYHCNRVIEGDVVSALNKAWCVTCFSCSTCQTKLTLKNKFVEFDMKPVCKKCYERFPLELKKRLKKLAESLGRK, encoded by the exons ATGCTCGCGGTGGCCGGAATGACCGGCAG CATCGCGAATGCCCTGGCCAGTGCCGCCTGTGAGCGCTGCAAGAGTGGCTTTGCTGCGACCGAGAAGATCGTCAACAGCAATGGAGAGCTGTACCACGAGCACTGCTTTGTGTGTGCCCAGTGTTTCCAGCAGTTCCCAGAGGGACTCTTTTATGAG TTTGAAGGAAGAAAGTATTGTGAACATGACTTCCAGATGCTCTTTGCCCCTTGCTGTCACCAGTGTG GGGAGTTCATCATTGGTCGTGTCATTAAGGCCATGAACAATAGTTGGCACCCTGACTGCTTCTGCTGTGACATTTGCCAGGCTGTGCTTGCAGATGTGGGGTTTGTCAAAAATGCTGGCAG GCACCTGTGTCGCCCTTGCCATAACCGCGAGAAAGCTCGTGGCCTGGGCAAGTACATCTGCCAGAAGTGCCACGCCATCATTGAAGAGCAACCCCTGATCTTTAAGAATGACCCCTATCACCCAGACCACTTCAACTGCAACAACTGTGG GAAGGAATTGACAGCTGAGGCCAGGGAGCTGAAGGGAGAGCTCTTCTGTTTGCCCTGCCATGATAAAATGGGCGTGCCGATCTGTGGTGCCTGTAGGAGACCCATCGAGGGGCGTGTTGTCAATGCCATGGGCAAGCAGTGGCACGTGGAG CATTTTGTGTGTGCCAAGTGCGAGAAGCCTTTCCTCGGTCATCGGCATTATGAGAGGAAAGGGTTGGCCTACTGTGAGACTCATTATAACCAG CTCTTTGGCGATGTGTGCTATCACTGCAACCGTGTGATTGAAGGCGATG tGGTGTCTGCTCTCAACAAGGCCTGGTGTGTCACTTGTTTCTCGTGCTCCACCTGCCAAACAAAACTCACTCTCAA GAACAAGTTTGTTGAGTTTGACATGAAGCCTGTTTGTAAAAAGTGCTATGAAAGGTTTCCTCTGGAGCTGAAGAAAAGGCTCAAGAAGCTGGCGGAGTCCTTGGGACGCAAGTGA
- the LOC117728033 gene encoding LIM and senescent cell antigen-like-containing domain protein 1 isoform X2, whose amino-acid sequence MPWPVPPVSAARVALLRPRRSSTAMESCTTSTALCVPSVSSSSQRDSFMSLKEESIVNMTSRCSLPLAVTSVAMNNSWHPDCFCCDICQAVLADVGFVKNAGRHLCRPCHNREKARGLGKYICQKCHAIIEEQPLIFKNDPYHPDHFNCNNCGKELTAEARELKGELFCLPCHDKMGVPICGACRRPIEGRVVNAMGKQWHVEHFVCAKCEKPFLGHRHYERKGLAYCETHYNQLFGDVCYHCNRVIEGDVVSALNKAWCVTCFSCSTCQTKLTLKNKFVEFDMKPVCKKCYERFPLELKKRLKKLAESLGRK is encoded by the exons ATGCCCTGGCCAGTGCCGCCTGTGAGCGCTGCAAGAGTGGCTTTGCTGCGACCGAGAAGATCGTCAACAGCAATGGAGAGCTGTACCACGAGCACTGCTTTGTGTGTGCCCAGTGTTTCCAGCAGTTCCCAGAGGGACTCTTTTATGAG TTTGAAGGAAGAAAGTATTGTGAACATGACTTCCAGATGCTCTTTGCCCCTTGCTGTCACCAGTGTG GCCATGAACAATAGTTGGCACCCTGACTGCTTCTGCTGTGACATTTGCCAGGCTGTGCTTGCAGATGTGGGGTTTGTCAAAAATGCTGGCAG GCACCTGTGTCGCCCTTGCCATAACCGCGAGAAAGCTCGTGGCCTGGGCAAGTACATCTGCCAGAAGTGCCACGCCATCATTGAAGAGCAACCCCTGATCTTTAAGAATGACCCCTATCACCCAGACCACTTCAACTGCAACAACTGTGG GAAGGAATTGACAGCTGAGGCCAGGGAGCTGAAGGGAGAGCTCTTCTGTTTGCCCTGCCATGATAAAATGGGCGTGCCGATCTGTGGTGCCTGTAGGAGACCCATCGAGGGGCGTGTTGTCAATGCCATGGGCAAGCAGTGGCACGTGGAG CATTTTGTGTGTGCCAAGTGCGAGAAGCCTTTCCTCGGTCATCGGCATTATGAGAGGAAAGGGTTGGCCTACTGTGAGACTCATTATAACCAG CTCTTTGGCGATGTGTGCTATCACTGCAACCGTGTGATTGAAGGCGATG tGGTGTCTGCTCTCAACAAGGCCTGGTGTGTCACTTGTTTCTCGTGCTCCACCTGCCAAACAAAACTCACTCTCAA GAACAAGTTTGTTGAGTTTGACATGAAGCCTGTTTGTAAAAAGTGCTATGAAAGGTTTCCTCTGGAGCTGAAGAAAAGGCTCAAGAAGCTGGCGGAGTCCTTGGGACGCAAGTGA
- the LOC117728033 gene encoding LIM and senescent cell antigen-like-containing domain protein 1 isoform X3: MLAVAGMTGSIANALASAACERCKSGFAATEKIVNSNGELYHEHCFVCAQCFQQFPEGLFYEFEGRKYCEHDFQMLFAPCCHQCGEFIIGRVIKAMNNSWHPDCFCCDICQAVLADVGFVKNAGRHLCRPCHNREKARGLGKYICQKCHAIIEEQPLIFKNDPYHPDHFNCNNCGKELTAEARELKGELFCLPCHDKMGVPICGACRRPIEGRVVNAMGKQWHVEHFVCAKCEKPFLGHRHYERKGLAYCETHYNQLFGDVCYHCNRVIEGDVVSALNKAWCVTCFSCSTCQTKLTLKDKFVEIDLKPVCKHCYERTPDELKRRLARRERDRKKKPAVCL; the protein is encoded by the exons ATGCTCGCGGTGGCCGGAATGACCGGCAG CATCGCGAATGCCCTGGCCAGTGCCGCCTGTGAGCGCTGCAAGAGTGGCTTTGCTGCGACCGAGAAGATCGTCAACAGCAATGGAGAGCTGTACCACGAGCACTGCTTTGTGTGTGCCCAGTGTTTCCAGCAGTTCCCAGAGGGACTCTTTTATGAG TTTGAAGGAAGAAAGTATTGTGAACATGACTTCCAGATGCTCTTTGCCCCTTGCTGTCACCAGTGTG GGGAGTTCATCATTGGTCGTGTCATTAAGGCCATGAACAATAGTTGGCACCCTGACTGCTTCTGCTGTGACATTTGCCAGGCTGTGCTTGCAGATGTGGGGTTTGTCAAAAATGCTGGCAG GCACCTGTGTCGCCCTTGCCATAACCGCGAGAAAGCTCGTGGCCTGGGCAAGTACATCTGCCAGAAGTGCCACGCCATCATTGAAGAGCAACCCCTGATCTTTAAGAATGACCCCTATCACCCAGACCACTTCAACTGCAACAACTGTGG GAAGGAATTGACAGCTGAGGCCAGGGAGCTGAAGGGAGAGCTCTTCTGTTTGCCCTGCCATGATAAAATGGGCGTGCCGATCTGTGGTGCCTGTAGGAGACCCATCGAGGGGCGTGTTGTCAATGCCATGGGCAAGCAGTGGCACGTGGAG CATTTTGTGTGTGCCAAGTGCGAGAAGCCTTTCCTCGGTCATCGGCATTATGAGAGGAAAGGGTTGGCCTACTGTGAGACTCATTATAACCAG CTCTTTGGCGATGTGTGCTATCACTGCAACCGTGTGATTGAAGGCGATG tGGTGTCTGCTCTCAACAAGGCCTGGTGTGTCACTTGTTTCTCGTGCTCCACCTGCCAAACAAAACTCACTCTCAA AGATAAGTTTGTTGAAATTGACCTGAAGCCGGTGTGCAAGCACTGCTATGAGCGCACGCCAGATGAGCTGAAACGCCGCCTGGCTCGACGCGAGCGCGACCGCAAGAAAAaacctgctgtctgtctgtag
- the txnl4b gene encoding thioredoxin-like protein 4B isoform X1 has product MSLFLPKLACKKDIDEVIKSVAEKVVVLRFGRDEDSVCLQLDEILSKTAHDLSNMASIYIVDVDKSPIYTRYFDISYIPSIVFFFNGQHMKVDYGMKRGLQGDEQEEEGGTSCGSQETLKRSRKQRRENDLEGEGTRGGCLPQEILLHILRCAGGWEPGWNQTGTSLITCQSCGVALSLS; this is encoded by the exons ATGAGTTTGTTTTTGCCCAAATTAGCATGCAAAAAAGACATCGATGAAGTCATCAAAAGCGTAGCAGAGAAGGTCGTGGTTTTGAGGTTTGGGAGAGACGAAGACTCCGTTTGTCTGCAGCTCGATGAGATT CTGTCAAAAACTGCCCACGACTTGAGCAACATGGCATCCATCTACATCGTCGACGTGGATAAATCTCCCATCTACACACGATACTTCGACATCAGTTACATCCcctccattgttttctttttcaacggGCAGCACATGAAGGTGGATTACGG GATGAAACGAGGTCTGCAAGGGgatgaacaggaggaggaaggtggtaCAAGCTGTGGGTCTCAGGAGACTCTTAAACGGTCCCGCAAGCAGAGGAGGGAGAACGatttggagggggagggaaccCGCGGGGGGTGTCTGCCTCAGGAGATCCTGCTCCACATCTTACG GTGTGCTGGGGGATGGGAACCAGGCTGGAACCAGACTGGAACCAGTCTTATCACATGCCAGAGCTGTGGCGTTGCTTTGAGTTTGAGTTGA
- the txnl4b gene encoding thioredoxin-like protein 4B isoform X2 yields MSLFLPKLACKKDIDEVIKSVAEKVVVLRFGRDEDSVCLQLDEILSKTAHDLSNMASIYIVDVDKSPIYTRYFDISYIPSIVFFFNGQHMKVDYGSPDHTKFVGSFKTKQDFMDLIEVIYRGAMRGKMIVQSPIDPRNIPKYDLLYHGI; encoded by the exons ATGAGTTTGTTTTTGCCCAAATTAGCATGCAAAAAAGACATCGATGAAGTCATCAAAAGCGTAGCAGAGAAGGTCGTGGTTTTGAGGTTTGGGAGAGACGAAGACTCCGTTTGTCTGCAGCTCGATGAGATT CTGTCAAAAACTGCCCACGACTTGAGCAACATGGCATCCATCTACATCGTCGACGTGGATAAATCTCCCATCTACACACGATACTTCGACATCAGTTACATCCcctccattgttttctttttcaacggGCAGCACATGAAGGTGGATTACGG CTCTCCAGATCACACCAAGTTTGTCGGCAGCTTCAAGACCAAACAAGATTTCATGGACCTGATCGAGGTCATATACAGAGGGGCCATGCGGGGGAAGATGATTGTCCAGAGTCCCATAGATCCTCGAAATATTCCCAAATATGATCTTCTCTACCATGGGATTTAA
- the trmt10c gene encoding tRNA methyltransferase 10 homolog C, translated as MLRSFASQGVYELWRGLCSAPCVAKRPVGTSLLVRSAGRHLPHVSAGHFRTGIPAWKDALQPTRDNLDEKQTLDLDKWKSVMRAQVASEERPQRDEEEDASDDEDGENLKEPGGDSKGSSSLEATRDLVAMWRQAGKLVPQEMADDEVQTLAELTTKSSRKKYLKYLAIKEGHKRSRKEKQQQKKMARDASLEQRRIQDCDAEDERGLKNTMFLQFWGRSLDKHLAWRSAQAMLFGQPLVFDMSYESNMTRRELDNTVAQLLEVEGWNRRAAEPYHLHFCNLQADGAYRSELVKRYGDEAWDRLLVTSTDQQHVDRFPREQLVYLTADSPNVLRTYDHSKVYIVGALVDRSIQSGLSLANAKRLNLATARLPLDEFLQWEMGAKNLTLDQMIRIMLALKETGKWEEAFKFVPKRKYDCFHQQTPKEMVNSGGRGVTNPRGRQDGDRPLRSGERNSERTFKNEGQSLPRFPKESGFSGRGRVAGPPGDNKPAATRVRTSFKSHIEGRKSAGKSKLWGDDDDE; from the coding sequence ATGTTGCGGAGCTTCGCTTCCCAGGGTGTTTATGAACTCTGGAGAGGCCTCTGCTCGGCGCCCTGTGTCGCCAAGAGGCCAGTCGGAACTTCTCTCTTAGTCCGCAGCGCGGGTCGTCACCTGCCGCACGTTTCTGCTGGTCACTTCCGGACTGGGATCCCGGCGTGGAAGGATGCTCTCCAGCCAACAAGAGACAACCTCGACGAAAAACAGACCCTCGATCTGGACAAATGGAAATCTGTGATGAGAGCCCAAGTGGCATCAGAAGAGAGGCCGCAGCgcgatgaggaagaggacgccagcgatgatgaggatggtgaaaACCTCAAAGAACCAGGTGGTGATTCAAAGGGCAGTTCTTCCCTGGAGGCCACTCGCGATCTGGTTGCGATGTGGCGCCAAGCTGGGAAGCTTGTACCACAAGAGATGGCCGATGATGAGGTCCAGACGCTGGCCGAGCTCACCACCAAGTCCTCCAGGAAGAAGTACCTTAAGTACCTGGCCATCAAGGAGGGCCACAAAAGGTCCCGtaaggagaagcagcagcagaagaagatgGCAAGGGACGCCTCGCTGGAGCAGAGGAGAATACAGGACTGCGATGCGGAGGACGAGAGGGGACTTAAAAACACAATGTTCCTCCAGTTCTGGGGGCGCTCCCTGGACAAGCACCTGGCCTGGAGGAGCGCCCAGGCCATGCTGTTCGGTCAGCCACTGGTGTTTGACATGAGCTACGAGTCAAACATGACCAGACGGGAGTTGGACAACACCGTAGCACAACTTTTGGAGGTGGAAGGGTGGAATCGACGTGCCGCCGAGCCTTACCACCTCCACTTTTGCAACCTGCAGGCGGATGGCGCCTACAGGAGCGAGCTGGTCAAGCGATACGGCGACGAGGCCTGGGACCGTCTGTTGGTCACCAGCACTGACCAGCAGCACGTGGACCGGTTCCCTCGGGAACAGCTCGTGTATCTCACTGCGGACTCCCCCAACGTTCTCCGCACGTATGACCACTCCAAGGTCTACATCGTTGGAGCGCTGGTGGACCGGTCGATCCAGTCGGGCCTGTCACTGGCCAATGCAAAGCGTCTGAACCTGGCCACGGCCCGTTTACCCCTGGACGAGTTCCTCCAATGGGAGATGGGAGCCAAAAATCTGACTCTGGACCAGATGATCCGCATCATGCTCGCTCTTAAGGAGACGGGGAAATGGGAGGAGGCGTTTAAGTTTGTGCCCAAGAGGAAGTATGACTGCTTCCACCAACAGACACCGAAAGAGATGGTCAACAGCGGAGGCAGGGGAGTCACAAACCCCAGAGGCAGACAGGATGGCGACAGACCGCTTAGATCGGGAGAAAGAAACAGTGAGAGGACTTTTAAAAATGAGGGCCAAAGTCTTCCTAGATTCCCTAAAGAGTCTGGGTTCAGTGGGAGAGGCAGAGTGGCTGGACCGCCCGGTGACAACAAACCGGCGGCAACCAGAGTACGGACCTCATTTAAGAGCCACATAGAGGGAAGAAAAAGTGCAGGCAAAAGCAAGCTGTggggggatgatgatgatgagtaa
- the blzf1 gene encoding golgin-45 yields MTAAVRGLAIVPIRGAGDGMETEKPPATILEANTDMLPPGPLAVPLLKVASPKRSPKSTRPAPPAAPQPLGVLHLGKVSREACTEVEAVRIIVPRSAISRRTRKGPVEGKGEAGHQADVQGCAPLPLAEDWRGQLEKLLNSERRLLQDKEGLSNQLRVQTEVNRELKKLLVASVGDDLQYHFERLSREKNHLILENEALGRSLTHTAEQLERMNIQCDVWRSKFLASRVMAEELTNARAALQRQTREAQGAIQDLLLEREEFSSHMVLTHRSLEQLLVSLQWGRQQTYYPSAQPLSTGELAAANYKLADAINSHLLGSSSSSSSSSSSSNVVVKSSTATAELLCSTPAEKMAEKVLKILDPISCLEIKADPPLSDSVPSSFLGSKKSIGRFHPYTRYENITFNCCERCTGDILVL; encoded by the exons ATGACTGCTGCTGTGAGAG GCTTGGCCATTGTGCCTATCCGAGGGGCTGGCGATGGCATGGAAACTGAAAAACCGCCCGCCACCATTCTGGAGGCAAACACAGACATGTTGCCACCAGGTCCGCTGGCAGTTCCCCTCCTGAAGGTGGCGAGTCCTAAACGTAGCCCCAAATCCACTCGACCTGCTCCCCCTGCGGCTCCGCAGCCTCTCGGGGTGCTCCACCTGGGCAAGGTGAGTCGAGAGGCCTGCACCGAGGTGGAGGCTGTGAGGATCATCGTCCCCCGTTCTGCTATTAGCCGGCGCACCCGCAAAGGACCTGTCGAGGGCAAAGGGGAGGCTGGGCACCAGGCGGACGTGCAGGGCTGTGCCCCGCTGCCTCTGGCGGAGGACTGGAGGGGACAGCTGGAGAAACTGCTGAACTCTGAACGCAGGCTGCTGCAGGACAAGGAAGGCCTGTCCAATCAGCTCCGTGTGCAGACAGAG GTAAACCGTGAGCTCAAAAAGCTGCTGGTGGCGTCTGTGGGTGATGACCTTCAGTACCACTTTGAGCGTCTGTCGCGGGAGAAGAACCATCTGATTCTGGAGAACGAGGCTCTCGGCCGCAGCCTGACACACACTGCAGAGCAGCTGGAGCGAATGAACATCCAGTGTGACGTTTGGAGGAGCAAGTTCCTGGCCAGCAG AGTCATGGCAGAGGAGTTGACGAATGCCAGAGCTGCTCTGCAGAGACAGACCAGAGAGGCACAAGGAGCCATTCAAGACCTGCTGTTGGAGAGAGAAGAGTTCTCCAGCCACATGGTGCTCACTCACAG ATCTCTGGAGCAGCTCCTGGTCTCTCTGCAGTGGGGCAGACAGCAGACGTACTACCCCAGTGCACAGCCCCTTAGCACAGGAGAGCTGGCAGCAGCCAATTACAAGCTAGCAGACGCCATCAACTCCCACCTgctgggcagcagcagcagcagcagcagcagcagcagcagcagcaacgtgGTGGTGAAGAGCAGCACTGCAACGGCGGAGCTGCTCTGCAGCACTCCGGCTGAGAAGATGGCTGAGAAG GTGCTGAAGATTTTAGACCCAATTTCCTGTTTGGAAATCAAGGCAGACCCTCCACTCAGCGACTCCGTCCCCTCGAGCTTCCTCGGCAGTAAGAAGAGCATCGGCAGGTTTCACCCATATACCCGCTATGAAAACATCACTTTTAACTGCTGCGAGCGCTGCACTGGAGACATCCTGGTGCTGTAG